Genomic segment of Paenibacillus macerans:
GCGGTTAACTTGGTAATCGGCTGGGGGGATGGCGGGAATTATATTATCGGGGGCACCAACGAGCGCACCAATCTTCAGGTAGCCAAGGCGATTCTAAAGGAGCTTGGAAAGATGGAATCGCTGGTCACCTTTGTGAAGGACCGCCAGGGTCATGAACGCAGATATGCGATTGAAGCGTCGAAAATTTACGAACAGATCGGCTAAAGCCGAAGTTCATCTATGAAACGGGGATTGTCGAGACGATCTGCTGGTGCGAATTAAATTCGTTCCGGAGCCAGACTTAATACGAAAAGCAATACTGAGAACGGCTGAGGGGCTAAACAATAAGAGGGAAAAGTTTATAAAATTCGGTAAAAAACGAAAATGCACCGGAACACAGCAGCCTGAGCCAATTCCAGACCAAAGTGAGCGCCGAATTATTTGATGCAACTCTGCTCAACCTCATCGCGCCGGTCTTGAAGTTGAACAGTTTTTTACGGCATCTACATCTCACTTTAAATATTAGAGTCTAATTCGCTTCTTGCGTTGCTCTTCACAAACTGGCATAGTGCTTTTTTGAACGGGCTCTGAAAGTTGGGGGAACATTTACTGCATTAGATAATATGAATGAAATAATCAAAGGCCTCCGTTTGGTGAGGAGTTGTAAAGCTTAAGCTTTAAGATATAATTAGGGAGGATACTTAGTTATGAAGATTACTCCGCTTAAGTTGGAAGGTGCCGTGCTGCTTGATCCGGTTGTGCATGGGGATCACCGGGGTTTTTTTATGGAGAGTTACAATGACGCCGTTTTACAAAAACTTGGTATTAGTTCTAGTTTTGTTCAGGATAATCAATCTTTGTCAGTCGAGCCTGGAGTATTACGTGGATTGCATTATCAGTTAAATCCTAAGGCCCAAGCGAAACTGATTAGAGTACTTTCAGGTGTTGTCTATGACGTGATTCTTGATATTCGTCGGGATTCTCGCACATTTGGACAATGGGTCGCTGTTATCCTCAGCGAATATAATAAACGTCAGTTATTGGTGCCTAAAGGATTTGCTCATGGTTTCTGCACTCTCGTACCAAACACCCAAGTTTTGTATAAAGTGGACGAATATTATTCCCCAGAGCATGATCGGGGTATACTATGGAATGATCCGGCTTTAAATATTGATTGGCCGGTTAATGATCCCTTGCTTTCTGAAAAAGATAAAAATCACCCGATTTTTTCGATGGCAGAAATCGATAATTGAAAGAAAAGGGGAATGACGGCTTGGGGAAGAAAAAAGTTCAAGTATTGCTTTCAACCTATAACGGAGAAAAATATTTAGATGAACTATTAAAAAGTGTTCTTTCCCAAGATGGGGTGGAAATTAACATGCTTATTAGGGACGATGGTTCAGTTGATAACACAACTGCATCTCTTTTGAGCTATTCTAAAGACCATCCCAACAAGATTAGATTTATAAAGGGCTCAAATTTAGGAGTGCAGAGTAGCTTCTTCGAATTGATAAAGGAAGCATCTGAAGACTATGATTACTATGCCTTTTGTGACCAGGATGATGTTTGGGAAAGTAATAAACTACTCCGGGCTGTTACCTTGCTCCATGAGCAGTCTGAAGAAATACCACTCATGTACTGTTCTGCTACGTCAATGGTTGACGAAAAGTTGAATTTTATCGGTACATGGCCCAGTCCACCTCGGCGACCTGTGAGTATGTATAATGCCTTAATTGAGAATATTGCTGTTGGATGCACGTTAGTAATGAATCATAAAACAATGCGTTTACTGAAAAGCTCATTCCCCCGAACTGTATCAAACGTGATAATGCATGATTGGTGGGTTTATCTATGCGTTTCTACTTTTGGGAAAGTCATTTTTGATGATGAAGCACATTTACTGTATCGCCAGCATACGGATAATGTTCTTGGAGGACAATCAACAGGTACTTTAAAAAAGTGGTGTAGAAGAATCATTAGATTTATTAGTGGTAAAAATAAATCGATTATCAGTAATCAAGCCTCCGAATTTATACAAACTTATTGCCACATTCTGAGCCATAATCAAAAACAAGAAATTGAACGTTTATTAGCTTGCCGTCATAATAATATAGTGAATCGATTCCTCTATATATTAAATACACCTTTTTATAGACAAGCATGGATTGACAATATCGTTTTCAAAATAGTATATATGGCAGGACGGATATAAAAAAGCAGGAGGACCTTTTTCATGAAACTGTTCGTAACAGGCGGTGCCGGATTTATCGGCAGCAACTTTGTATTATACATGTTAAACCAGCATCCGGATTACCAAATCGTAAATGTGGATGCGCTGACCTATGCGGGAAATCTGGAAAACCTGAAATCGGTAGAAGGTAATCCAAACCATATCTTCGTGAAGGCGGATATTACGGATGCAAAGACGATGGATGAACTGATCGGTCAAGGCGTTGACGTGGTAGTCAACTTTGCGGCGGAGTCGCATGTGGACCGGAGTATTTTGGAGCCGGATGTTTTTGTGAAGACGAATGTGCTGGGGACCCAGGTGCTGCTTGACGCGGCTAAAAAGCATGGCGTTAAGAAATACGTACAGGTTTCTACGGATGAAGTTTACGGGACTTTGGGAGAAACGGGGTTGTTTACTGAGGAAACGCCGCTCGCGCCTAACAGTCCCTATTCGGCAAGTAAGGCCGGAGGGGATCTGCTTGTACGCGCGTATCACGAAACCTTTGGGCTGCCAGTGAACATAACACGCTGCTCGAACAACTACGGACCTTATCAATTCCCGGAAAAGTTGATTCCTCTCATGATTTCCAAGGCATTAGCTGATGAGGTGCTTCCAGTGTATGGGGATGGGTTGAATGTACGCGATTGGTTATACGTAGAAGATCACTGCAGTGCGATAGATCTGGTGATTCACAATGGCCGAAATGGCGAAGTTTATAACATCGGGGGAAATAACGAGCGGACGAATTTGCATATTGTGCGGACGATACTGGAGCAGCTTGGTAAACCGGAATCCTTGATCAAACATGTGCAGGACCGTCCTGGACATGACCGCCGCTATGGCATTGATCCTACCAAGACCATGCAAGAGCTCGGTTGGAAGCCGAAGCATTCTTTTGAAACCGGAATTAAAGAAACGATTCGTTGGTACTTGGATAATAAGGAATGGTGGACCCGCATTCAATCTGGTGCATACCAGGAGTATTACGTCAAGCAGTACGGCGACCGTCTGGGTGAGCGCCCATGAGAGTGCTTGTCACCGGGGCCGGAGGACAGTTAGGAAAAGATGTCGTAGGGCTTTTTGAGCAAGCCGGACACGAGGTTCTGCCGTGTGATCGAGCTTCGCTGGACATAACCGATTACGAGGTGTGCCTAAAACGCGTGCAGGATTTCAAACCGGATGCGATCATTCACTGTGCGGCTTATACCGCCGTCGATCAAGCGGAAACCGATATTGATGGTGCCTATGCAGTAAACGCAGTAGGAACTAGAAATATGGTCGTTGCAGCCGAACAGGTGCAGGCTAAATTTTGTTACATCAGTACGGACTATGTCTTCGATGGAAATGCAACTTCGGCTTATCATGAATTCGATAATACTGATCCTCAAAGCATTTACGGCAAATCGAAGCGGGCGGGAGAAGTGCTCGTGCAAAGCTTGTCTTCCGCGTTTTTTATCGTTCGCACTTCTTGGGTGTACGGGCTGCATGGCCATAATTTTGTGAAAACGATGTTGAAACTAGGCCAAGAAAAACCGCTGCTTAAGGTCGTGGATGACCAAAAAGGATCCCCTACTTATACGGTCGATTTGGCAGCCTTCCTTCTGGAACTGGTACAAACGGAAAAGTACGGGATTTACCACGCTTCAAATACAGGAGAATGCACTTGGTTTGAGTTTGCCCAAGCGATTTTTGCGGAAGCTGAAAATGTTTGGGGGGAAGAATATCCGGTTCGGGTAGAGCCTTGCACGACGGAGGAATTTCCGCGTCCTGCTCCACGTCCGCGGAATTCGGTGATGGATCACTTGTCGATCCGCACGAATGGATTAGCAGACTTACCGCCTTGGAAGGAAGGACTGAGGGCGTTTTTGCGAGAGCTTTATGAGAGCAATGGGGAGATCAAATAAACATAAAAAATGCCGGTGCTCTAAAGCATCGGCGATTATTTTATGAAGAAGATTCTTTATTTCCTTGAATTTGCAGTATCTCCTACTTCGGCTCATTGTATCAAAAGATTTCTCCATTGCTATATGTTTTCTGAGATGGTATCAAACCTTTCCCACCCACATCTCCCCCACCGAAATCTTCATCCGGCTGAGCCAAACGGTAAGGAACAAACTGATGGAGGCGCACAGAACAAAGGAAATCACTGTTTGCGAGTATACGTCCAGCATATACAAATAATCGATCGCCAAACGGCTGGTGAAACTCAAGACGAAAGCGTGCATGAGATAGGTGCCGAAGGAATATTTGCCAAACAACCCGAGAAGCTGGGTAAACTTCGTTGGTTTGCCGGCCAGCTTTATCGCGGCGGCGAAGACGAGCACGATCAAAGCGATGATGGCGATCATCATCAACGGTTTAAGCGGCGCCGTTACGTTGGCGCTGTAGAGATATAGATCGCCGGTGGAACTGCCGGCAATTCGAACGATATCGTCAATAATGAAGTAAAAGCAAACCGCCAGAGCCGCGATGGCTATATACTTGGCTTTGGCGACAAATTTCTTCCACGTTTCGTAATACAGCCCCGCCAAACCGCCCAGTACAAAATAAAACATCCAGAACAGGAAGTTCCGGTCCAGATAGTCAAAAATAAAAGCAAGCTGCGGATTGTCCGAGGCGATCATGCCTTTGGACAAAGCGTAAACCAAAATGAGATTCACCACAAAGAAAATGGCCGCGACGAGTAGATTGAGCCATGTTTTTCTTTTTTTGGACATCAGCAATCGAAAGCATGGGAACAAAATGTAAAACGGTATGATCATCACCATAAACCATAGATGATATGAGGCTTTCCCCGTAAGAGCGGCTTCTAACAGATTAAGCAGCTCATTCCAGGTCGTTGATGCCGGAACGCCGCTTAAGAAGCTGACCCAAACAAAGTAAAAAACGGTCCAGGTCAAATAGGGCAGGATGATTTGCCGGAATCTTTTCCGCAAAAAGCTCAGATAGTTCAGTTTACCGTCATAATTATAAAATAACACCACGCCCGTGATAAAAACGAACAGCGGAACCGCGAAGCGGATGAATCCGAGGAACGTCGTCCCGGCGATGATGGATGGGGCGCTCACATCCGGTTGGTAAAAGACGCCGGCGATGACATGCTGCAGGACGACCGCCAAAAACGCAATCCCACGCAAGATTTCTATCTCTTCCAATTTTGCTTTTCTCAAAGAAATTCCTCCAGAAGCTTTTGTCATAAAATTACCATAATGAAAAAGTGCCGCCCCGTCAACCGAAGTGTACGTAGGAAGTCACGTTTGGTATAATGAACTCGCCACATAAATACGGCAGGAATTATTATAATTTCGAGTTCAAAAAGTCAGGTTTTCAGCACCGAGAAGGTTGGATGAAGCTAGGGACGTAAGGATCGGAGCGTACGTTTTGGGTACGTGAGCACCGGAAGGCCCGGCTGAATTCAAGATTCGATGTCGATTAAGCTACTTGACCTGCTTCGTGATCAAAAGATGACTTTTTGAACTACCTCTATAAGAAAAGGAAACTTTAACATGTCATTATCCACGACGGTTACCGTACACATTGTAACTTATAACAGCGCTGAAGATATCGAAGTTTGTCTGAATGCCGTTTTGCGGCAGACGTACGAACTTCAGAAAGTTATCGTTATCGACAATGCCTCGGTGGACGGTACAGCGGAACGCGTACGTAACTATATCGAACGAACGGAAAGCCGTATCATTCAACTCATTTCCAATCCCTCGAATACCGGCTTTGCCCCTGCGCATAATCAGGCGATTCGCATGACGGAAAGCGATTACGTACTTGTTCTTAATCCTGATGTAGAGCTTGGGGACGAATATGTGGAGCGGCTTGTCAGGGAGATGGAGCGGCAACCGGTGATCGGAAGCGCTACAGGACTGCTCCTTTTCAAGGATTCTCCCGGAACGGTGGACAGCACCGGTCTCGCCATGAACGGAATCTGGCGTGCTTTTGACCGGGGAGCCGGGGAGCCGGCGACAGCCTGGAAGGAATCAGGCGAAGCGTTTGGCGTGTCGGGCGCAGCGGCGCTCTACCGGAGGGAGATGATCCGGGAGATTTCGCATCAAGGCGAATTTTTCGATGAGAGCTTTTTTGCCTATAAAGAAGATGTCGACGTCGCCTGGCGGGCGGGGTTGCTCGGTTGGAAAGCGTACTATTGCGCGGATGCGAAGGCAACCCACGCCCGCGGCTGGAAAAAGGGCGGCCGCAGCTCGAAGCCGCTGTTTGTACGCAGATACTCCTATATTAACCGCTATAAGATGATCTATAAAAATCTTACCGGCTATCGCTGGCTAAAGTATTTGCCGAAGCTCTTGGCCTATGAGCTGGCTAGTCACGGTTACATTTTGCTAAGGGAACCGAAAGTGCTCGGAGCGTGGGGCGGATTTTTTAAGCAGCTCCCGCAATTAAAGGAGAAACGAAGGGCGATTCTGGAGAAAAGACATCTATCAAAGGCGGATCTATAAGCGGAGGATCTATAAATCGTTACTCTCGAAATCGTTACTCTCGAAAATGTCAGCGGATCCCTATTGTTGTCCGCGTTCAAGAAAACCATCTAATCATAAGACGCGGGACATACAGTAAAATATCTAATGTCAAGGTCATGATGTCAGCAAATCGCTCGCTTTTGGTTCTGCT
This window contains:
- the rfbC gene encoding dTDP-4-dehydrorhamnose 3,5-epimerase, coding for MKITPLKLEGAVLLDPVVHGDHRGFFMESYNDAVLQKLGISSSFVQDNQSLSVEPGVLRGLHYQLNPKAQAKLIRVLSGVVYDVILDIRRDSRTFGQWVAVILSEYNKRQLLVPKGFAHGFCTLVPNTQVLYKVDEYYSPEHDRGILWNDPALNIDWPVNDPLLSEKDKNHPIFSMAEIDN
- a CDS encoding acyltransferase: MRKAKLEEIEILRGIAFLAVVLQHVIAGVFYQPDVSAPSIIAGTTFLGFIRFAVPLFVFITGVVLFYNYDGKLNYLSFLRKRFRQIILPYLTWTVFYFVWVSFLSGVPASTTWNELLNLLEAALTGKASYHLWFMVMIIPFYILFPCFRLLMSKKRKTWLNLLVAAIFFVVNLILVYALSKGMIASDNPQLAFIFDYLDRNFLFWMFYFVLGGLAGLYYETWKKFVAKAKYIAIAALAVCFYFIIDDIVRIAGSSTGDLYLYSANVTAPLKPLMMIAIIALIVLVFAAAIKLAGKPTKFTQLLGLFGKYSFGTYLMHAFVLSFTSRLAIDYLYMLDVYSQTVISFVLCASISLFLTVWLSRMKISVGEMWVGKV
- the rfbD gene encoding dTDP-4-dehydrorhamnose reductase — encoded protein: MRVLVTGAGGQLGKDVVGLFEQAGHEVLPCDRASLDITDYEVCLKRVQDFKPDAIIHCAAYTAVDQAETDIDGAYAVNAVGTRNMVVAAEQVQAKFCYISTDYVFDGNATSAYHEFDNTDPQSIYGKSKRAGEVLVQSLSSAFFIVRTSWVYGLHGHNFVKTMLKLGQEKPLLKVVDDQKGSPTYTVDLAAFLLELVQTEKYGIYHASNTGECTWFEFAQAIFAEAENVWGEEYPVRVEPCTTEEFPRPAPRPRNSVMDHLSIRTNGLADLPPWKEGLRAFLRELYESNGEIK
- a CDS encoding glycosyltransferase family 2 protein; this translates as MSLSTTVTVHIVTYNSAEDIEVCLNAVLRQTYELQKVIVIDNASVDGTAERVRNYIERTESRIIQLISNPSNTGFAPAHNQAIRMTESDYVLVLNPDVELGDEYVERLVREMERQPVIGSATGLLLFKDSPGTVDSTGLAMNGIWRAFDRGAGEPATAWKESGEAFGVSGAAALYRREMIREISHQGEFFDESFFAYKEDVDVAWRAGLLGWKAYYCADAKATHARGWKKGGRSSKPLFVRRYSYINRYKMIYKNLTGYRWLKYLPKLLAYELASHGYILLREPKVLGAWGGFFKQLPQLKEKRRAILEKRHLSKADL
- a CDS encoding glycosyltransferase family 2 protein yields the protein MGKKKVQVLLSTYNGEKYLDELLKSVLSQDGVEINMLIRDDGSVDNTTASLLSYSKDHPNKIRFIKGSNLGVQSSFFELIKEASEDYDYYAFCDQDDVWESNKLLRAVTLLHEQSEEIPLMYCSATSMVDEKLNFIGTWPSPPRRPVSMYNALIENIAVGCTLVMNHKTMRLLKSSFPRTVSNVIMHDWWVYLCVSTFGKVIFDDEAHLLYRQHTDNVLGGQSTGTLKKWCRRIIRFISGKNKSIISNQASEFIQTYCHILSHNQKQEIERLLACRHNNIVNRFLYILNTPFYRQAWIDNIVFKIVYMAGRI
- the rfbB gene encoding dTDP-glucose 4,6-dehydratase — encoded protein: MKLFVTGGAGFIGSNFVLYMLNQHPDYQIVNVDALTYAGNLENLKSVEGNPNHIFVKADITDAKTMDELIGQGVDVVVNFAAESHVDRSILEPDVFVKTNVLGTQVLLDAAKKHGVKKYVQVSTDEVYGTLGETGLFTEETPLAPNSPYSASKAGGDLLVRAYHETFGLPVNITRCSNNYGPYQFPEKLIPLMISKALADEVLPVYGDGLNVRDWLYVEDHCSAIDLVIHNGRNGEVYNIGGNNERTNLHIVRTILEQLGKPESLIKHVQDRPGHDRRYGIDPTKTMQELGWKPKHSFETGIKETIRWYLDNKEWWTRIQSGAYQEYYVKQYGDRLGERP